One part of the Drosophila teissieri strain GT53w chromosome 3R, Prin_Dtei_1.1, whole genome shotgun sequence genome encodes these proteins:
- the LOC122619388 gene encoding E3 ubiquitin-protein ligase TM129, translating to MDESELLFNLFYFLLCMVIIYPPEEFQRLGFTIEQLFARFLGEEYLDFVGYHLRRTSLNLFVHSCLPFSYFLIHRLKFSVFATQEPLEDSDLDPDFPMPQEAVAFKTLTWKTAQRFSVLAVLALPALIFNWHQQNWRRHPISKALSKYSISPGSYSAVASEIGTEFRQPEIYKKKLNSISSVIATQNWIIKTTMYNVHFAHQTNTSLSVAKAETYNISQQDQNDTLQMISIIVRPMRHGVSDFHIRINALEFRNLENRIRRPIAIPSNIQFHRNVIDRFVDVFKAQVALNPIFPEDANTDKCFACMLNQPNTKIHKQCADFDRNGAALAVGACCSNCYCRPMWCVECLARWFAARQSDVDREVWLEQKCTCPMCRAKFCVLDVSYITPTVDATNITQYQGAED from the exons ATGGATGAGTCGGAACTGctattcaatttgttttacttCCTGTTGTGCATGGTTATAATCTACCCGCCCGAGGAGTTCCAACGCCTGGGATTCACCATCGAGCAGTTGTTCGCTCGGTTCCTGGGAGAGGAATACCTGGACTTTGTGGGCTACCACCTTCGCCGTACTTCGCTGAATCTCTTCGTGCATTCCTGTCTGCCCTTCTCCTACTTTCTTATCCATAGGCTTAAGTTCTCCGTCTTCGCTACGCAGGAACCCCTGGAGGACTCCGACTTGGACCCGGATTTCCCCATGCCCCAGGAAGCGGTGGCGTTCAAAACGCTTACGTGGAAAACCGCCCAGCGGTTCAGTGTGTTGGCCGTTCTGGCGTTGCCCGCTCTGATCTTTAACTGGCACCAGCAAAATTGGCGTAGGCACCCGATCAGCAAGGCCCTCTCCAAGTACTCCATCTCGCCGGGCAGCTACAGTGCCGTGGCCAGCGAAATTGGTACAGAGTTCCGGCAACcggaaatatacaaaaaaaagctgAACTCCATCAGCTCGGTGATTGCCACGCAGAACTGGATAATAAAAACCACCATGTACAATGTCCACTTTGCGCATCAGACCAACACGTCGCTCAGCGTAGCTAAG GCAGAGACGTACAATATATCGCAACAAGACCAAAACGATACGTTGCAGATGATAAGTATTATTGTGCGACCAATGAGACATGGTGTAAGCGACTTTCACATAAGAATTAATGCCCTGGAGTTTAGGAATCTGGAGAACCGTATCCGTCGGCCTATCGCAATTCCTTCTAACATTCAGTTCCACCGCAATGTTATTGACCGCTTTGTGGACGTATTTAAGGCGCAAGTCGCCCTAAATCCCATTTTTCCAGAAGATGCAAATACGGATAAGTGTTTTGCCTGCATGCTAAACCAACCAAACACCAAAATCCACAAGCAGTGTGCCGACTTTGATCGCAATGGCGCTGCCCTGGCGGTTGGGGCGTGCTGCTCAAACTGCTACTGCCGCCCCATGTGGTGCGTGGAGTGCCTAGCGCGGTGGTTCGCCGCTCGCCAAAGCGATGTGGATCGCGAAGTGTGGCTGGAGCAGAAATGCACCTGCCCTATGTGCCGAGCCAAGTTTTGTGTGCTTGATGTCAGCTACATCACACCGACAGTCGATGCAACTAACATTACTCAGTATCAAGGCGCTGAAGACTAG
- the LOC122619806 gene encoding contactin, whose amino-acid sequence MLAKFGILAGILVLNLVGQTTPQSSGDLSDPDPLSGQQPQNYQPSYNKDYSPRYNPLYTGQQSADPNQFDNALLDGQSTSTYKGYYDGRAGGASLGGNVVAPGNNLGGLGPQYDPFNRNSIGSAGVSYRDAFTDEDNFCPEHWISFRQTCYRFIRSPKRNWAEAKKICKAYNADLINVDNVEKHSFILKNLILQNQRQNRFFISARQTGPLNWVNDDNTQLVQIDDSFSMDEQVPFENEDLHDNRFLVQNDLNNQNINNPNQFYNLPSGTVNQRNQNNLRGFIGPNQPYGDNRYVRDRVVYAFSKKRDRWMFMPAYEIELNLFICEAKVLYSPDNVNIKLDDKRPYHYGLDINDMERIPRGPYFVKQPNDTTFDVNKNRLINDATLSCLASGYPTPSYTWYREVYIDDRLEYQKIDPLVHDRFTISGGNLIIYEPKQALDQGAYHCVAENKFGRIRSESAHLNFGFIMEFNLKRSAETSEMNWGKSIFCDPPQHYPDVRYYWARDYFPNFVEEDQRVFVSRDGALYFSFIETVDRANYSCTVQTLVSDTGRNGPFFPLRVTPNSNYQALIFANTFPKVFPEAPVAGDEIRLECMAFGYPIPSYNWTRQGLPLQRNAYTINYGRVLIIQNATTNDNGEYSCTITNPRKTLMKSIYINIQMRPQFTIPLKDMIKDYNSDVTFICEAFAMPDANYTWYKNAERLDPATINRDRYIIQDNVLTIKFLEKDKDDAMYQCGAQNQLKTSFSSAQLRVLSMKPSFKKHPLESEVYAVYNGNTTIVCDPEAAPRPKFQWKKDGQVIGSGGHRRILPSGTLTIAPTSRDDEGIYTCIASNQAGTDESHARVIVLQEIRFIETPPQRIVSKEHDLIFLHCEAAFDELLDIAYVWKHNGEILKNNHDGTGRIIIDWNRLTVHNTSMRDAGDYECVVKSAVNEISSKTSVSIEGAPGAPGGVQVIQISKTKAIIEWVDGSNNGRAIRYYNILGRTNWNRTWVNVSTHVKAREVDRYTSRQQAEVVNLTPWSAYEFSVTAVNDLGIGTPSAPSPIYSTYEDKPYIAPMNVGGGGGKIGDLTITWDPLLPQEQHSHGIHYKVFWKLKGAIEWASDEIRKQDHMGVAVVNIPLNNYYTEYEVKVQAINSVGKGPESEITVIHSAEDMPQVAPQKPIALAYNSTCFNVTWKPIDMSRENIRGKLIGHRLKYWKTTHQEEDSVYYLSRTTRNWALIVGLQPDTYYFVKVMAYNAAGEGPESERFEERTYRKAPQKPPSSVHVYGINPSTVRVVWRYVSPSQDEEPVEGYKVRIWETDQNMITANNTIVPIGQKLESYINSLTPGKSYNMRVLAYSNGGDGRMSSPTLRFQMGKTTRNGANTRHGHNVNTALILSTLLIISTFLYTSH is encoded by the exons ATGTTAGCAAAATTCGGCATTCTGGCGGGTATTCTTGTGCTCAACTTAGTTGGCCAGACCACGCCCCAATCGTCAGGAGACCTGTCGGATCCGGATCCGCTGTCGGGGCAGCAACCTCAGAACTATCAGCCCAGCTATAATAAGGATTACTCTCCGCGATACAATCCCTTGTATACTGGGCAGCAAAGCGCTGACCCCAACCAGTTCGACAATGCGTTGCTCGACGGACAAAGCACCAGCACCTACAAGGGGTACTATGATGGCAGGGCGGGAGGTGCTAGCCTTGGCGGCAACGTGGTCGCTCCTGGAAACAACCTTGGCGGGCTTGGCCCACAGTACGACCCCTTTAATCGGAACAGCATAGGTTCAGCAGGTGTCAGCTACAGGGACGCCTTTACCGATGAAGATAATTTTTGCCCGGAGCATTGGATCTCGTTCAGACAGACGTGCTATCGCTTTATCCGCTCGCCCAAACGAAACTGGGCAGAAGCTAAAAAGATCTGCAAGGCATACAATGCTGATCTGATAAACGTGGATAATGTAGAGAAGCACTCGTTTATACTCAAGAATCTCATCCTGCAGAATCAGCGGCAGAACCGCTTCTTTATCTCCGCCCGGCAAACGGGCCCCTTAAATTGGGTTAACGACGATAACACCCAGTTAGTCCAGATCGATGACTCTTTTTCCATGGACGAGCAAGTGCCCTTCGAAAACGAAGATCTGCACGACAATAGATTCCTTGTGCAAAACGACCTGAACAACCAAAATATCAATAATCCAAATCAATTTTACAACTTGCCTTCGGGGACTGTTAATCAGCGTAATCAAAATAACCTTCGCGGCTTCATAG GTCCCAACCAGCCGTATGGAGACAACCGATATGTGCGCGATCGCGTTGTCTACGCGTTCTCGAAGAAAAGGGATCGGTGGATGTTTATGCCGGCATATGAAATTGAACTAAATCTCTTTATCTGCGAGGCCAAAGTATTATATAGTCCAGACAATGTCAACATAAAGTTAGACGACAAACGCCCCTACCATTACGGACTCGATATAAACGACATGGAACGGATTCCACGGGGTCCTTATTTCGTAAAGCAGCCGAACGACACGACTTTTGATGTGAACAAGAATCGGCTGATTAATGATGCAACCCTTAGCTGTTTGGCCAGCGGGTATCCAACGCCTTCGTACACATGGTACCGAGAGGTATATATAGACGACAGACTCGAGTACCAAAAGATTGATCCCCTGGTGCACGATCGATTCACCATATCTGGAGGCAACCTGATCATCTACGAGCCCAAGCAAGCACTGGACCAGGGCGCGTATCATTGTGTGGCGGAAAACAAATTTGGACGAATCCGATCCGAAAGCGCACATCTAAACTTTGGATTCATTATGGAGTTTAACCTAAAACGGTCTGCCGAGACAAGCGAAATGAACTGGGGAAAATCAATATTCTGCGACCCCCCTCAGCACTATCCCGACGTACGCTATTACTGGGCTCGAGATTATTTTCCAAACTTCGTGGAGGAGGATCAACGCGTATTCGTCTCCCGCGATGGTGCTTTATACTTCTCTTTCATTGAAACTGTAGACAGAGCCAACTACTCGTGCACCGTGCAGACCCTTGTGTCGGACACTGGCCGCAACGGGCCCTTCTTTCCGTTGCGCGTTACACCCAACAGCAACTATCAAGCATtaatatttgccaataccTTTCCCAAAGTATTTCCGGAGGCACCAGTGGCAGGTGACGAGATTCGGCTTGAGTGCATGGCCTTCGGTTACCCCATTCCGTCGTACAATTGGACCCGTCAAGGCCTACCTCTTCAACGCAACGCCTACACCATCAACTATGGGCGCGTATTAATAATCCAAAATGCGACCACGAATGACAACGGCGAGTACTCTTGCACGATTACCAATCCCCGGAAGACACTGATGAAAAGCATATACATCAATATTCAAATGCGCCCACAATTTACCATTCCTCTGAAAGACATGATAAAAGACTACAACAGTGACGTGACTTTCATTTGCGAGGCATTCGCTATGCCGGACGCGAATTACACGTGGTACAAAAATGCCGAACGACTCGACCCAGCGACTATTAATCGCGATCGATACATTATCCAAGATAATGTGTTAACAATTAAGTTTCTAGAAAAGGATAAGGACGACGCAATGTACCAGTGTGGTGCTCAAAACCAATTGAAGACTTCCTTCTCATCGGCGCAGCTCCGAGTGCTGTCTATGAAGCCGTCATTTAAGAAGCATCCCCTCGAATCTGAAGTCTATGCTGTTTACAACGGCAATACGACAATTGTGTGCGACCCGGAAGCCGCTCCACGCCCAAAGTTTCAATGGAAGAAGGATGGACAAGTGATTGGCTCGGGAGGCCACCGGCGCATTCTGCCCAGTGGTACCCTGACAATAGCACCCACGTCGCGTGACGATGAGGGTATTTACACATGTATTGCATCAAACCAAGCTGGTACCGATGAATCACATGCACGAGTTATTGTATTGC AGGAAATTCGTTTTATTGAAACCCCACCACAACGCATCGTTTCCAAGGAACACGACCTAATCTTCTTGCATTGCGAGGCCGCCTTTGATGAACTGCTGGACATTGCTTATGTTTGGAAACACAACGGTGAAATCTTAAAAAACAATCATGACGGCACCGGACGTATA aTTATAGACTGGAATAGATTGACAGTGCATAACACCAGCATGCGCGATGCCGGGGACTACGAATGCGTTGTCAAGTCGGCGGTGAACGAAATTAGCAGCAAGACCAGTGTTTCCATTGAGGGAGCTCCTGGCGCTCCTGGCGGTGTTCAAGTCATACAGATAAGTAAAACGAAGGCCATAATTGAGTGGGTGGATGGATCCAACAACGGTCGTGCGATCCGCTACTACAACATCCTAGGCCGCACAAACTGGAATCGCACCTGGGTTAATGTGTCGACCCATGTAAAGGCACGAGAGGTAGATCGATACACATCTCGTCAGCAAGCCGAGGTTGTCAATCTGACGCCGTGGTCGGCTTACGAATTTAGTGTAACTGCCGTAAACGATCTTGGAATCGGAACACCCTCGGCCCCATCGCCAATTTACAGCACCTATGAGGACAAACCATACATAGCCCCGATGAacgttggtggtggtggtggaaaaATCGGCGATCTAACTATTACCTGGGATCCGCTGCTGCCGCAAGAGCAGCATAGCCACGGTATACACTACAAAGTGTTTTGGAAGCTTAAGGGAGCCATTGAATGGGCATCTGACGAAATTAGAAAGCAGGATCACATGGGCGTCGCAGTTGTTAATATACCTCTTAATAACTACTATACGGAATACGAGGTTAAAGTGCAAGCTATCAACAGTGTTGGCAAAGGACCGGAGAGTGAAATAACTGTCATACACTCCGCTGAGGACATGCCACAGGTAGCTCCTCAAAAGCCAATTGCGCTTGCCTACAACTCCACATGTTTTAATGTCACTTGGAAACCTATAGACATGTCACGTGAAAACATTCGTGGCAAACTCATTGGCCACAGA TTGAAATACTGGAAAACAACGCATCAGGAAGAAGACTCTGTATACTACCTGTCACGTACTACAAGAAATTGGGCGCTGATAGTAGGCCTACAACCAGATACATATTACTTTGTAAAAGTCATGGCCTACAATGCTGCTGGTGAAGGGCCTGAAAGCGAACGCTTTGAAG AACGAACATATAGAAAGGCACCGCAAAAGCCGCCATCTTCAGTTCACGTATATGGAATAAACCCGTCTACGGTGCGAGTTGTTTGGCGATACGTTTCCCCCTCACAAGACGAGGAACCAGTCGAGGGTTATAAG GTTCGCATTTGGGAAACGGACCAGAACATGATCACGGCAAACAATACCATAGTGCCAATCGGACAGAAACTGGAATCGTACATAAATAGTCTTACGCCAGGGAAAAGCTACAACATGCGAGTCCTCGCATACAGCAATGGGGGAGACGGCCGCATGTCCAGTCCAACCTTACGCTTCCAGATGGGCAAGACAACGCGCAACGGTGCAAATACGCGACATGGCCACAACGTCAATACTGCCCTTATCTTAAGCACATTGCTGATTATTAGCACCTTTCTCTACACAAGCCACTGA
- the LOC122619390 gene encoding uncharacterized protein LOC122619390 isoform X1 translates to MSKAKSAAHEPTIHYLDSVLSEEEKRCSYGHQWRNISISRSGRFRSKNKKRDAVDGMFFDAETGSMQDIEKVSNCTSKSALTKCIASSTGPMTPLVHQARSQRDQVENFKSVYETNL, encoded by the exons ATGAGCAAAGCCAAATCAGCCGCCCACGAGCCGACGATTCACTACCTGGACAGCGTGCTAAGCGAGGAGGAAAAGCGGTGCTCCTATGGCCATCAGTGGCgcaatatttccatttcccgaTCCGGACGCTTTcgttcgaaaaacaaaaagcgggATGCGGTCGACGGAATGTTCTTCGACGCCGAAACAGGATCTATGCAGGACATCGAGAAG gtCTCAAATTGCACTTCGAAAAGCGCATTGACAAAGTGCATCGCCTCTTCGACAGGACCGATGACGCCTCTAGTTCACCAGGCAAGAAGCCAACGGGACCAGGTTGagaattttaaaagtgtttacGAAACGAATTtgtag
- the LOC122619390 gene encoding uncharacterized protein LOC122619390 isoform X2, with translation MSKAKSAAHEPTIHYLDSVLSEEEKRCSYGHQWRNISISRSGRFRSKNKKRDAVDGMFFDAETGSMQDIEKAEVGVATF, from the exons ATGAGCAAAGCCAAATCAGCCGCCCACGAGCCGACGATTCACTACCTGGACAGCGTGCTAAGCGAGGAGGAAAAGCGGTGCTCCTATGGCCATCAGTGGCgcaatatttccatttcccgaTCCGGACGCTTTcgttcgaaaaacaaaaagcgggATGCGGTCGACGGAATGTTCTTCGACGCCGAAACAGGATCTATGCAGGACATCGAGAAG gCGGAAGTAGGTGTGGCAACGTTCTGA
- the LOC122619389 gene encoding E3 ubiquitin-protein ligase MARCHF5 isoform X2 codes for MPDKAAAPSADCAAPAVPDREGHTTMTVPPASANNTTDVSTAVQVGVDGGEAERCCWICFATDEDNRLAAWVKPCQCRGTTKWVHQSCLYRWIDEKTQKGNALRTVSCPQCQTEYIIVFPQMGKFGGALEAIDNLIKRLSPFLAAGFFVGSLYWTAVTYGAVTFLQIVGHEHGMSIMEAGDPLVLLIGLPAIPVGLVLGRLIRWEDALLRLIRNRGTVVRKFPFVSLIYPNLQEEDQQSITNPATPALSDPVSATRVFCGALLLPTISSIVGRILFDTVDNTLHRTLLGGLTFITVKGILKIYLKQKQYGRRKKRRIVDYTEENIRNFMHRNNNNSAGAARQDRQPEQRAVPPAQRVDAVITHQRGDSGGSVV; via the exons ATGCCCGACAAAGCTGCAGCGCCCTCTGCGGACTGTGCGGCGCCTGCAGTACCAGACAGGGAGGGCCACACCACGATGACTGTTCCACCTGCTTCAGCGAACAATACCACGGATGTTTCCACTGCCGTCCAGGTGGGTGTCGATGGGGGGGAGGCTGAACGGTGCTGCTGGATCTGCTTTGCCACCGATGAGGACAACCGCCTGGCGGCGTGGGTTAAGCCCTGCCAGTGCCGGGGCACCACCAAGTGGGTACACCAGAGCTGCCTCTACCGCTGGATCGATGAAAAAACCCAGAAGGGTAACGCTCTACGCACTGTATCGTGCCCGCAATGCCAAACGGAGTATATCATAGTGTTCCCGCAGATGGGCAAGTTTGGAGGTGCATTAGAAGCGATAGATAACCTCATCAAGCGCCTGAGCCCCTTCCTGGCGGCTGGCTTCTTCGTAGGCTCGCTATACTGGACAGCAGTTACTTACGGAGCAGTGACATTCTTACAG ATTGTCGGACATGAGCACGGCATGTCCATAATGGAGGCTGGAGATCCGCTCGTTCTCCTTATTGGGCTGCCGGCGATTCCAGTGGGGCTCGTACTTGGTCGATTGATTCGCTGGGAGGATGCATTGCTGCGCCTTATTCGAAACCGCGGAACGGTGGTGCGCAAGTTTCCGTTTGTAAGCCTTATTTATCCGAACCT CCAAGAAGAGGATCAGCAAAGCATCACCAATCCGGCCACACCTGCTCTCTCTGACCCCGTCTCGGCCACGCGGGTTTTCTGCGGGGCTCTGTTGCTGCCCACTATATCGTCAATCGTAGGACGTATTCTCTTTGACACCGTGGATAACACATTGCATCGCACTCTGCTTGGGGGTCTGACCTTTATAACGGTCAAGGGAATcctaaaaatttatttgaagcAGAAACAATACGGACGCCGAAAGAAGCGCCGAATTGTGGACTACACGGAGGAAAATATTCGCAACTTCATGCAtcgcaacaataataactcgGCAGGGGCGGCGCGACAGGATAGGCAGCCCGAGCAGAGGGCAGTGCCTCCAGCACAGCGAGTGGACGCTGTAATCACGCACCAACGCGGTGATAGTGGCGGTAGCGTTGTCTAG
- the LOC122619807 gene encoding sideroflexin-1-3: protein MSPLPRVNIDEPKYDQNSYLGRAKHFFLLTNPLNVLASDSKLEEARQIVLRYRAGKDVPECKTIEDVWRAKYLYDSAFHPETGEKQIVIGRMAAQMPMNTIITGGMMAFYKTTPAVVFWQWCNQTFNAIVNYTNRSGTSPISQQQLITSYCLATSGALVTALSLNRAVKNMNPLLGRLVPLVAVGAANCINIPCMRMQELRNGVTLFDEHSNEMGISKKAAVVGISTVILSRIAMAIPGMTLTPVLMNVLEKRGFLAKYPRSNAPIQTLFCGFVLLFATPLGCAFFKQRADIKVESLESDVRDSIRKKRPDLETVWFNKGL from the exons ATGAGCCCTCTCCCCCGAGTTAACATTGACGAGCCGAAATATGATCAGAACTCCTACTTGGGCAGGGCCAAGCACTTCTTCCTGCTGACCAACCCGCTTAATGTGCTGGCCTCCGACTCGAAGTTAGAGGAGGCCCGCCAGATAGTGCTGAGGTACCGGGCTG GCAAGGATGTTCCCGAGTGCAAGACCATCGAGGACGTGTGGCGCGCCAAATACCTGTACGATTCGGCGTTCCATCCGGAGACCGGGGAGAAGCAGATAGTCATCGGGCGCATGGCTGCGCAGATGCCCATGAACACAATTATTACCGGCG GCATGATGGCCTTCTACAAGACCACTCCCGCCGTCGTCTTCTGGCAGTGGTGCAATCAGACATTCAACGCCATTGTCAACTACACGAACCGCTCGGGCACCTCGCCCATCAGCCAGCA GCAACTAATTACCTCGTACTGTCTGGCCACTAGCGGAGCCTTGGTCACGGCTCTCTCCTTGAACCGCGCAGTGAAGAACATGAATCCGCTCTTGGGTCGCCTTGTCCCCCTAGTGGCAGTTGGTGCCGCCAACTGCATCAACATTCCTTGCATGCGGATGCA AGAACTACGGAACGGAGTGACGCTTTTTGATGAGCACAGTAACGAAATGGGCATCTCAAAGAAGGCGGCCGTTGTTGGAATCTCAACCGTAATCCTGAGTCGAATCGCCATGGCCATACCGGGAATGA CTCTGACACCGGTGCTGATGAATGTCCTCGAGAAAAGGGGATTCTTGGCTAAATACCCGCGATCCAACGCTCCCATCCAAACGCTCTTCTGTGGATTCGTGTTGCTTTTCGCCACGCCCCTGGGCTGCGCATTTTTCAAGCAGCGAGCGGACATTAAAGTGGAGAGCCTTGAGTCGGATGTCCGCGACAGCATTAGAAAGAAGCGTCCAGATTTGGAAACTGTATGGTTCAACAAGGGCCTGTAA
- the LOC122619386 gene encoding protein Tube, whose product MAYGWNGCGMDVQVNGSNGPIGLSSKYSRSTELRRVEDNDIYRLSKILDENSCWRKLMSIIPKGMDVQACSGAGNLNFPAEIKKGFKYSAQNVSQIDEAANRLSPDQSKSQMMIDEWKTSGKLNERPTVGVLLQLLVQAELFSAADFVALDFLNESTPLRPIDGPAAPLSLELPDNDMEVDKYQLSTASFGGGAQGSVGLNLDNFEKDIVGRDKSVPQPSVNDSPILPPRRQPRNNTSSSFTAGTGTMSATIPNVPNLTILNPSEQIQEQVLQPRPPNIPDLSILVANSGDSGATLSDNTSNISSSTDSTNIPRITLLIENSKNVSSRPNHDAAKAQTATTSMETSNNLPMISALNISNDSGETLRPESRSSSSSLSKDDDDDIDGDEDVEEEYPDAFLPNLCNLEQQNSNNDSSLTTVTGTSGDNSFELTNDSSSTSNDDFACNIPDLSELQQ is encoded by the exons ATGGCGTATGGCTGGAACGGATGCGGAATGGACGTTCAGGTGAACGGGAGCAACGGCCCCATAGGCTTATCCTCAAAGTACTCTCGCAGCACGGAGCTGCGACGCGTCGAGGACAACGATATTTACCGGCTTTCCAAAATCCTAGACGAAAACTCCTGCTGGCGCAAGCTAATGTCGATCATACCCAAGGGCATGGATGTGCAGGCCTGTAGCGGAGCCGGAAACTTAAATTTTCCTGCGGAAATCAAAAAAGGGTTTAAGTATTCTGCGCAGAACGTTAGCCAGATTGACGAGGCTGCAAACCGACTGTCGCCGGACCAGAGCAAGTCGCAAATGATGATCGACGAGTGGAAAACCTCCGGCAAGCTCAACGAGCGGCCCACGGTGGGGGTGTTGCTCCAACTTCTGGTGCAGGCAGAGCTCTTTAGTGCGGCAGACTTTGTGGCACTAGACTTCCTAAACG AGTCCACCCCTCTTCGGCCGATTGACGGTCCCGCTGCGCCCCTTAGCCTGGAGCTGCCGGATAATGACATGGAAGTGGACAAATACCAATTAAGCACTGCCTCTTTTGGGGGAGGCGCTCAAGGTAGCGTTGGCCTGAACCTGGACAATTTTGAAAAAGACATTGTGGGGAGGGACAAGAGTGTACCCCAGCCGTCAGTGAACGACTCTCCCATATTGCCACCTCGACGACAGCCAAGGAATAATACTAGCTCCAGCTTCACCGCAGGCACCGGAACCATGTCGGCGACCATCCCAAATGTGCCCAACTTGACAATTCTAAATCCCAGCGAACAAATTCAGGAGCAAGTGCTGCAGCCACGACCGCCGAATATCCCAGATCTTTCTATACTTGTTGCAAACTCGGGTGATTCAGGAGCAACTTTGTCTGACAACACAAGCAACATATCGAGCTCAACGGATTCGACAAACATACCGCGAATCActcttttaattgaaaattctaAGAATGTAAGCTCTCGACCAAATCACGATGCAGCGAAAGCTCAGACGGCTACCACATCAATGGAGACATCAAACAACTTGCCAATGATAAGCGCCTTAAATATAAGTAATGACAGCGGGGAGACTTTGCGTCCTGAGAGCAGAAGCAGTTCCAGCAGCTTAAGCAaagatgatgacgatgatatCGATGGTGATGAGGATGTAGAGGAAGAATACCCAGATGCCTTCCTGCCAAACCTGTGTAACTTGGAGCAGCAGAACTCAAACAATGATTCCAGCCTGACAACGGTTACTGGCACTAGCGGTGATAACAGCTTTGAGCTGACCAACgactccagctccacctcaaacGACGATTTCGCTTGTAACATTCCAGACTTGAGTGAGCTGCAACAATAG
- the LOC122619389 gene encoding E3 ubiquitin-protein ligase MARCHF5 isoform X1, whose translation MPDKAAAPSADCAAPAVPDREGHTTMTVPPASANNTTDVSTAVQVGVDGGEAERCCWICFATDEDNRLAAWVKPCQCRGTTKWVHQSCLYRWIDEKTQKGNALRTVSCPQCQTEYIIVFPQMGKFGGALEAIDNLIKRLSPFLAAGFFVGSLYWTAVTYGAVTFLQIVGHEHGMSIMEAGDPLVLLIGLPAIPVGLVLGRLIRWEDALLRLIRNRGTVVRKFPFVSLIYPNLSQEEDQQSITNPATPALSDPVSATRVFCGALLLPTISSIVGRILFDTVDNTLHRTLLGGLTFITVKGILKIYLKQKQYGRRKKRRIVDYTEENIRNFMHRNNNNSAGAARQDRQPEQRAVPPAQRVDAVITHQRGDSGGSVV comes from the exons ATGCCCGACAAAGCTGCAGCGCCCTCTGCGGACTGTGCGGCGCCTGCAGTACCAGACAGGGAGGGCCACACCACGATGACTGTTCCACCTGCTTCAGCGAACAATACCACGGATGTTTCCACTGCCGTCCAGGTGGGTGTCGATGGGGGGGAGGCTGAACGGTGCTGCTGGATCTGCTTTGCCACCGATGAGGACAACCGCCTGGCGGCGTGGGTTAAGCCCTGCCAGTGCCGGGGCACCACCAAGTGGGTACACCAGAGCTGCCTCTACCGCTGGATCGATGAAAAAACCCAGAAGGGTAACGCTCTACGCACTGTATCGTGCCCGCAATGCCAAACGGAGTATATCATAGTGTTCCCGCAGATGGGCAAGTTTGGAGGTGCATTAGAAGCGATAGATAACCTCATCAAGCGCCTGAGCCCCTTCCTGGCGGCTGGCTTCTTCGTAGGCTCGCTATACTGGACAGCAGTTACTTACGGAGCAGTGACATTCTTACAG ATTGTCGGACATGAGCACGGCATGTCCATAATGGAGGCTGGAGATCCGCTCGTTCTCCTTATTGGGCTGCCGGCGATTCCAGTGGGGCTCGTACTTGGTCGATTGATTCGCTGGGAGGATGCATTGCTGCGCCTTATTCGAAACCGCGGAACGGTGGTGCGCAAGTTTCCGTTTGTAAGCCTTATTTATCCGAACCT TAGCCAAGAAGAGGATCAGCAAAGCATCACCAATCCGGCCACACCTGCTCTCTCTGACCCCGTCTCGGCCACGCGGGTTTTCTGCGGGGCTCTGTTGCTGCCCACTATATCGTCAATCGTAGGACGTATTCTCTTTGACACCGTGGATAACACATTGCATCGCACTCTGCTTGGGGGTCTGACCTTTATAACGGTCAAGGGAATcctaaaaatttatttgaagcAGAAACAATACGGACGCCGAAAGAAGCGCCGAATTGTGGACTACACGGAGGAAAATATTCGCAACTTCATGCAtcgcaacaataataactcgGCAGGGGCGGCGCGACAGGATAGGCAGCCCGAGCAGAGGGCAGTGCCTCCAGCACAGCGAGTGGACGCTGTAATCACGCACCAACGCGGTGATAGTGGCGGTAGCGTTGTCTAG